Genomic DNA from Catenulispora sp. EB89:
GGAGCTCTTCGCCTCCGGTGCCGTCCCCGCCCCGGCCCCCGGCTCGCGCCGGCCCGTCAGCCTGCCCGCCTACCCGTGGCAGCGCCGCCGGTTCTGGTACCGCGAGTTCGCCGACACCTCCGGCCTGCCGGACGTCCCCTGGGTCCTGTCCGCCGCCAGCGCCACCGGCCTGCGCGCACGAGCTGCGGCCCTGCGGGACCACGCGGCCCGCGAGACGGACCTCAACCCGCAGAAGGTGGGATCCGCCCTCGCCGTGCTGCCGGGCTGGGCTGAACACCGGGCCGTCGTACTGGCCAAGGAGTCGGCGGGCTTCGGCGACGGGCTGACTGCGCTCACGGACGGCAAGAGCACCGCGAACCTGATTCAGGGCACTGTCACCGACGCCGCGGAGATCGTTCTGGTCTTCCCGGGCCAAGGTGCCCAGTGGCCCGGGATGGCCACCGAACTCATGGCCGCCGAGCCCGCCTTCGCCGAGCAGATGCGCGCGTGCGACCAGGCCCTGGCGGAGTTCACCGACTGGTCGCTCGCCGACGTGATCGCCGGCGCGCCGGGAGCGGCGTCGCTGGACCGGGTCGACGTCGTACAGCCCACGCTGTTCGCGATGATGGTCTCGCTGGCAGAGCTCTGGCGCTCGCGCGGGGTCGTCCCCTCGGCCGTGGTCGGCCACTCGCAGGGCGAGATCGCCGCCGCCTACATCGCCGGCGCGCTGTCGCTGCGGGACGCGGCGCGTGTCGTGGCCCTGCGCAGCGCCGAGCTGACCCGGCTGTCTGGGCAGGGCGGCATGGCCTCCATCGCCCTGGACGCCGAAGCGGTCACCCGCCTGCTGGAACCCTTCACCGGCCGGGTGTCGGTCGCCGCGATCAACGGTCCGAGCAGTGTCGTGGTGGCCGGCGATGTCGCGGCCCTGGACGAGCTGGCAGCGATCTGCGACGCGGACGGAGTCCGCTTCCGGCGCGTCGAGGTGGACTACGCCTCGCACTCGCCGCATGTCGAACAGATCCGGGAACGGCTCGCACACGTCCTGGCCGGGATCACGCCGCGCCGCTCGACGACGCCGTTCTACTCCTCGGCGACCGGCGGCCTGCTGGACACCGCCGAACTCGGTCCGGAGTACTGGTACCGCAGCCTCCGCGAGCGCGTGCGCTTCCAGGACGCGGTGAGCGCGCTGCTGGCCGACGGCCACGACCTGTTCATCGAGGCGAGCCCGCACCCGGTGCTCACCCCGGCCGTCGAGGAGACGATCGAGCAACTCGGCAGCGACGCCAGAGCGCTGGGCACGCTGCGCCGCAACGACGGCGGCCCCGGACGGCTCCTGACCTCCCTGGCCGAGGCCTACACCCGGGGCGCCGACGTGGACTGGCAGCCGGCGTTCGCGCCGGACACCGCCGAGGCCACCGCGATCCCGGACATCGCAGGCCACGAACTCGACGCCTGGCGGTACCGCATCGCCTGGCGGCCCGCCGACGGATTCACAGACGGGTTCGCAGACGGTCACGCCGCCGCCGAGCCGGCCGGAACCTGGCTGATCGTGGCCCCCGACAACGGCCCCGGGGCCGAGGCCGCGCAGCATGTGTGCGCCGCTCTGGCCGCCCGGACCGCGACCGCGAAGCTGATCACGCTCGACCCGACGCGCGAGGACCGCGACGGCATCGCCGCCTTGCTGCGGAACGAGGCGGCCACCGAGGCCGCCGGAGTGCTCTCGCTGCTGGCGATGGACGAGCGTCCGCATCACGAGTTCCCGGACGCCCCGGCCGGCACGTCCGGCACCCTGGCCCTGATCCAGGCCCTCGGCTACCTCGAAGCCGACATCCCGCTGTGGCTGGCTACCACCGGCGCCGTGGCCGTGCACGACGGCGACCTGGCCTCGCCGACGCAGGCCCAGGTCTGGGGCCTGGGCCGAGTGGTCGGCCTGGAAACCCCGCAGCGCTGGGGCGGCCTGATCGACCTGCCGGCCGAGCTCGGCCCCGACGCGCTCGACCGGCTGTGCACGGTGCTCGGCGGCGCGCTCGGCGACGAGGACCAGGCGGCGATCCGGGACGGCGACGTGCACGTGCGCCGACTGGTCCGCGACCCGGTGGCCGACGTCCCGGCCGCGCGCACCTGGCAGCCCGGCGGCAGCGTCCTGATCACCGGTGGCACCGGACGCCTGGGCCGCCGGCTGGCCCGCTGGCTGGCCGCGAGCGGTGCGGAACACGTCATCCTCACCGGCCGCCGCGGTGCCGACGCGCCGGGCGCGGCCGAGCTGGAGGCCGAATTCATCGAGTCCGGGGCGTCGGTGACGTTCGTAGCCTGCGACGTGGCCGACCGCGCCGCGATGGCAGACGTCCTGTGGGCGGCGCGCGCCGCCGGCCGGCCGGTGCGCACCGTCGTCCACACGGCCGTGGTCTCCGAGCGCGGCCCGCTGACGACGGCCACGACCGCCGAGCTCGCCAACGCGCTGCACGCCAAGGTGCACGGCGCTCAGGTCCTCGACGACCTGCTCGGCCCGGACGCCGAAGACACCGTGGACGCCTTCGTCCTGTACTCGTCCGTCGCAGGCGTCTGGGGTGCTTCCGACCACGGCGTCTTCGCCGCCGCCGACGCGCACCTGGAGGCGCTGGCCCTCCAGCGCCGTGGCCGCGGCCTGGCCGCGACCTCCGTCGCCTGGGGCGTCTGGAACCCGTTCGGGGAAGCCGACGACGACCCGGAGCTGCTGGCGATGCTCGCCGGCCAGGCGCAGCGCCAGGGCCTGCCGCTGCTCGCCCCCGAGCAGGCGCTGCGCGCTCTGCGGCAGGTGCTGGACCGCGACGAGACCTCCGTCGTGATCTCCGACGTGGAGTGGGACCGGTTCGCCTCGCTGTTCACCTCGACCCGGCCGCGGCCGCTGCTCGACGAGATCCCGGAAGCCCGGGGCGGAGCCGGGGCGGGCGACGGCGTCGACGGCGCGACCGCCCTGGGCCGGCTGCTGTCCGGAGTGACCGAATCAGAACGCGAATGGGCGGTCCTGGACGTCGTCCGGACCGAAGCCGCAGCCGTCCTGGGCTACGACCGCGCCTCCGACGTGGACCCCGACCGGCCGTTCACCGACATGGGCTCGGACTCCGTGACCGCGGTCGAGTTCCGCACCCGGCTGAACGCGGCCACCGGCATGCACCTGCCGGCGTCCATCGCCTTCGACTACCCCACCGCCACCGCCGTCGCCGAGCACCTGCTGGAGCTGGTCCTCGGCGAGCTGGCCGGGCCGGCTGCCGATGCCGGCGACGGCGGCGTCGGATTCGTCGCCGATGACGGCGAGCCGATCGCGATCGTCGGCATGGCCTGCCGCTACCCCGGCGGCGTGGAGTCGCCGGACGAGCTGTGGCGGCTGCTCGTCGAGGGCCGCGACGCCATCGGCGGCCTGCCGGAGAACCGGGACTGGGACCTGGCCGAGCTGTTCGACGCCGATCCCGACCGCTCGGGGACCGCCTACGTCCGCGAGGGCGGATTCCTGGGGGACATAGCCGATTTCGACGCACAGTTCTTCGCCATCTCCCCGCGTGAGGCGCTGGCCATGGACCCCCGGCAGCGGCTGCTGCTGGAGACCTGCTGGGAGCTGTTCGAGCACGCCGGAATCTCCGCGCCGAGCCTGAAGGGCAGCCGCACCGGCGTCTACATCGGCGGCAACCCCACGGACTACGCCTCGGCCGCGATCCAGGTCCCGGACTGGGCCGAGGGCTACGCCGCGACCGGCACCACCGGCAGCGTGATGTCCGGACGGCTGTCCTACGTGTTCGGGCTGGAAGGCCCGGCCCTGACCCTCGACGCCGCCTGTTCCTCCTCCCTGGTCGCGCTGCACCTGGCCGCCCAGGCGCTGCGCTCCGGCGAGTGCACGATGGCCGTGGCCGGCGGCGCGGCGGTGATGGCCAGCCCCAAGGAGCTGACCGAGTTCAGCCGCCTCGGCGCGCTGGCGCCGGACGGACGCTGCAAGGCGTTCGCCGACGCCGCCGACGGTATGGCGCTCGCCGAGGGCGTCGGGCTGTTCCTCGTCGAGCGGCTGTCCGACGCGCGCCGTAATGGCCACCAGGTGCACGCGGTGATCCGCGGCTCCGCGGTCAACCAGGACGGCGCCTCGAACGGACTGACCGCGCCGAACGGCCCGTCGCAGCGCCGCGTCATCCAGGCCGCGCTGGCGCGCGCCGGCGTCACCGCGTCCGAGGTGGACGTGGTGGAGGCGCACGGCACCGGCACCTCGCTCGGCGACCCGATCGAGGCGCAGGCGCTGCTGGAGACCTACGGCCAGGGCCGGGAGGCGAACCGGCCGGTGCTGCTGGGGTCGATCAAGTCGAACATCGGCCACACCCAGGCCGCCGCGGGCGCGGCGGGCGTGATGAAGCTCGTGCTCTCGATGCGGCACGGCCTGGTGCCCGCGACCCTGCACGTGGACGCGCCGAGCGCCCACGTCGACTGGTCCTCGGGCGCGGTGCGGCTGGCGGTCGAGCAGCAGCAGTGGCCTGAGACCGGCCGTCCGCGCCGGGCCGCCGTGTCCGCGTTCGGGATGAGCGGCACCAACACCCACGTCATCCTCGAACAGGCGCCGGCGCTGGAGGAGGAGCCGGTGCGAGCCCCCGAAGCTCCGACCGCGCCGATTCCTTGGCCGATCTCGGCGGCCACCTCCGAATCGCTCCGCCGGCAGGCCGTGAAGCTGCGGCGGCTGATCGCCGACGAGACTGCGGACTCGGCACCGTCGCCGCGCGACATCGGCTGGAGCCTGGCCTCCAGCCGGGCCGCGCTCCAGCACCGCGCGGTCGTCCTCGGGGCCGACCGGGACGACTACGAAGGCCTGCTGACCGCGCTGGCCGACGGCGAGCCGGACGCGGCACTGGTCAGCGGCACCGCGCGGAACAAGCCGCGCATCGCCTTCGTCTTCCCCGGGCAGGGCAGTCAGTGGTCTGGCATGGCCGCCGAACTGCTCGACGCCAGCCCGGAGTTCGCCGAGTCGATCCGCGAATGCGAGCAGGCCCTCGCGCCGTACACCGACTGGTCGCTGACCGACGTGCTCCGCCGGGTCGACGGTGCGCCCGGCTTCGAGCGGGTCGACGTGGTGCAGCCGGCGCTGTTCGCGGTGATGGTCTCGCTGGCCCGGCTGTGGCAGCACTACGGGGTGAGCCCGGCGGCGGTCGTCGGCCACTCGCAGGGCGAGATCGCGGCCGCTCACGTGGCCGGCGCGCTGTCCCTGGAGGACGCCGCCAGGATCGTGGCCCTGCGGGCGCAGGCGATCACCCGACTGACCGGTTCGGCCGGCATGGCGTCGCTGCACGCTGACGAACAGCAGACGACCGCGCTCCTGACCCCGTGGCGCGAGCGCGTCACGATCGCGACCGTCAACAGCCCGACGCAGGTCGTCGTCGCCGGCGACACCGCCGCGCTGGACGAGCTGACCGACGAGTGCGAGCGGCGCGGCGTCCGGATCCGGCGCATCGAGGTCAGCTACGCCTCGCACTCGCCGCAGGTCGAGCCGATGCACGAGGACCTGCTCAAGCAGCTGGCCGGCATCACGCCGCAGCGCTCGCGGATCCCCTTCTACTCCGCGGTGACCGGGGAGCCGATCGACACCACGGCGCTCGACGCCGAGTACTGGTTCCGCAACCTGCGCGAGCCCGTGCTGTTCACGCACGCCACCCGCAAGCTGCTCGACAACGGCTTCACCACGTTCATCGAGGCGAGCCCGCACTCCGTGCTGACCTCCGCGGTGACCGAGACCGCCATGGCGGTCGAGGGCCTGGCCGAGCCGCTGACGGTGGGCTCGCTGCGCCGCGACGACGGCGGCCTGGCCCGGTTCGTCGCCTCGCTCGCTCAGGCCTGGGTGAACGGCGTGGATCTGGACTGGGCCAAGTTGATCCCCAATGGTGAGCGGGTCCCGCTGCCCACGTACGCCTTCGACCGGCAGCGATTCTGGCGGGGCCAGGCGCCCACCGCCGCCGATCCGGCGGCGCTCGGCGTGCAGGCCTCGACCCATCCGCTGCTCGGTGCGGCGGTGGAGCTCGCCGACAGCGACAGCCTGGTGCTCACCGGACGGCTGTCCGCGGGCACCCGGCCCTGGCTGGCCGACCACGGCGTCACCGGGGCGCGGCTGCTGCCCGCGACCGGTTTCGCCGAGCTGGCCCTGCGGGCCGGCAGCCAGGCGCAGCACCCTCGCGTCGAGGAGCTGACATTGGAGGCGCCGCTTTTCCTGAGCGACGCCGAGGCGGTGAGCATCCAGCTGATCGTCGGGCCGCCGAGCGATCCGGGACGCCGTCCGCTGGCCGTCTACACCCGGCCCGAAGCCGGGGACGGCGAGCTCAGCGCGCCCGGCAGCTGGACCCGGCACGCCTCGGCGGTCCTGACCGCCGACAGCCTGCCCGCCCCGGCCCGCACGACCGAATGGCCCCCGGCCGGCGCCGAGCCGGTGTTGCAGGACCCTGACGCCTTCTACACCAAGGCCGAGACCGAGGGCGGCTACGTCTACGGGCCCTCGTTCCGCGGACTGCGCCAGGCCTGGCAGCACGGCGACGACGTCTACGCCGAGGTGTCGCTGCCCGCCGGGGTGCGCGACGAGGCGGACCGGTACGGCGTGCACCCGGCGCTGCTCGACGCGGCGTTCCAGGCGATGATGCTCGCCCCGGCCATGGGACAGGCCGAGGGCGCTAGCAAGATGATCCGGCTGCCGTTCAGCCTGACCGGGGTGTCGCTGTTCGCCCCCGGCGCGCGGGATCTGCGGGCGCGGATCTCGCCGGTTGGCCCGGACACCGTGACCATCACCGCGACGGACGAGAACGGCGACCCGGTCCTGGTGATCGAGCGGCTGGTGAGCCGGCAGGTGCCGGCTGAGAAGCTGGCGCCGGCCGCCGCCCCGGCGGACCGGTCGCTGTTCGAACTGGACTGGATCGCGCCGCCGGCGCGGCCCACGGGCCAGGTCGCCACGGATTGGGCGCTGCTCGGCGCCGGCAGGTATCGCGCCGACCTGGCCGGCGCGGATCCGGCTGACCCGGACTTGCTCGGTGCGGACCTGGCTGGTGCGGGCGTGCATGGTGCTGACTTGCTCGGTGCTGATCCGTTCGGTCTGGTCGCCGGATTGGCGGAGGCCGGGATCTCCCCGCAGAGCTATCCCGATCTCAGTGCTCTGTTGGCCGCAGGCCGGCCGTGCCCGAGCATCGTCGTGCTGCCCGTCAGCTCGGCCGCCGACGCGGTCCTGCCCGACTCGGCCTTCGCCACGACCGCCGGTGTCCTGCGTGACGTCCAGGCCTGGCTCGCCGACGACCGCACCGCGGACTCCCGCCTGGTCGTCGTCACCGGCGACGCGGTCGCGGCCGCACCCGGCGACGGCGCCCCGGACCTGACCACCGCTCCGGTCTGGGGCCTGCTCCGCTCGGCGCAGACCGAGAACCCGGGCCGGATCGTCCTGGCCGACCTCGACGGCCCCGACGCCGTCGCCCCGCTGGTGCAGGCGCTGGCCGGCGACGAGCCGCAGCTCGCGATCCGGCGCGGCGTCGCCCTGATCCCGCGGCTGGCGCCGCTGGCCGCCTCGCGGCACGCGCTGACCGCGCCGCCCGGAGGCCGCTGGCGGCTGGAGCCGGACCCGTCCGGGGTGCTCGACGCCATGGCGCTCAAGCCGTTCCCGGCCGACCCCGAGCCGCTGGCTTCCGGCCAGGTCAGGGTGCGGATGCGCGCGGTCGGCATCGGCTTCCGCGACGTCATGGTGGCGCTCGGGATGGCCCCGGGCGGCGGCGACTTCATCGGCGGCGAGGGCGCGGGCGTCGTCCAGGCGGTCGGTCCCGACGTCGTCGGGATGAAGCCCGGCGACCCGGTCCTGGGCATGATCCCGGCGGCGTTCGCCACCGAGGCGGTGACCGACTACCGCTGGCTCGCCCCGATGCCCGGGAGCTGGTCCTTCGAGCAGGCCGCCGCGATCCCCTCGGCGTTCCTTACCGCCTACTACGCCCTCGTCGAGACCGCCGCGCTGAGCGCCGGACAACGGGTCCTGATCCATGCCGGGACCGGCGGCGTCGGCATGGCGGCTGTCCAGATCGCCCGCCACCTCGGTGCCGAAGTCTTCGCCACGGCCGGCCCGGCCAAGCAGTACGTGCTCCGGGAGCTGGGCCTGGACGACGACCACATCGCGTCCTCGCGCGACGCGGCGTTCGCCGACCAGATGCTCGAAGCCACCGACGGCGCGGGCGTGGACGTGGTCCTCAACTCGCTGGTCGGCGAGCTCGTCGACGCCTCGCTGCGGCTGCTGCCCAAGGGCGGGCGGTTCATCGAGCTGGGCAAGACCGATGTGCGCAGCCCGGAGGACGTCGCCCAGGACTATCCCGGCGTGCTGTACGAGCAGATCGACCTGGTGCGTGACACCACCCCGGCGGTGATGCGCTCGCTGCTCGACGACGTCGTCCCGCTGCTGGAGCAGGGCACGCTGTCCGAACTGCCGGTCCGCGACTGGGACGTCCGCGAAGCCCCCGAGGCCTTCCGCTACATGGCCCAGGCCCGGCACGTGGGCAAGCTGGTCCTGACGATCCCGCCGACCCCCGACCCCGAGGGCACGGTGCTGATCACCGGAGGCACCGGAACCCTCGGCGGCCTGGTCGCCAAGCACCTGGCCGGTCCGTGGGGGATGCGCAACATCGTCCTGGCGAGCCGCCGGGGTGCCGCGGCCGAGGGTGTCGCGGAGCTG
This window encodes:
- a CDS encoding SDR family NAD(P)-dependent oxidoreductase — protein: MVEPLTMNPADDAIAVVGLGCRFPGGVRSLDDFGAALTAGTGVFRGVPATRWDSGPDGSLGGFLDEIDRFDASYFGIAPREAGAMDPQQRLMLEVAWEAMSDSGRPADAWRGTRTAAFFGVFSHDYLTLHTKTLGLGGVGPHYGSGNEFSFVAGRLAYTFDLRGPMASLTTACSSSLLAVHLASQSLRSGESDVALAGGVSLMLTPELTAFMNQIGAISPTGRCRPFAADADGILRGDGCGVLVLKRLSDALADQDRVYAVLRASAANHDGRSLGITAPNGAAQAELLRTTLGAAGLGASDLDYVEAHGTGTPLGDQVELMALDEVYGRPRDADRPALYVGSNKAVFGHTDAAAGIAGLLKGLYVINARQVPAQPDPGRLTSAVAWNRGRMAVPIAPVSLDGLDRPVRIAVSSSGLSGTNVHIIAEGFAAAEVEPGGARSAGPYVLLASAFHEAGLTEQVAGMGTRAAADEDGLDDLLASAATRRTHERHRFAAVVTEPQELSAVLGEIEEAPDGVYVGEVDPDDAPETVFVYSGQGSQWAGMAADLYETSPVVRDVLDECDALIRRDVSWSLLDVLRTSDGRLELTDIVQPALLAVQTAVTGWLAESGVRPVAVVGHSVGEIAAAHAAGALSRADAVRLAVRRGLILQETAGRGAMLAVRADRAMAEALIAEAGLPVVVAAVNGPGAVVLSGPVKDVEAAAAVFEHRGLRCKALAGGYGFHSPVVAECGPRLRQALAELTALTPTVPMVSSVLPDESDVRFDAAYWERNLTDPVLLWPAVDRLLAGGDRAFLEIGPHPTLIRQLADAGRLRERRGPAVATLRRGEPGELSLRKTLAQLHVAGVGVDWTAITGRPGRYRTLPVPSWGGDSYWLPGVDLGDQGRDPATGQTGAIGTAAAASAPVRLSLVDSDGHVVGEVLAHPAAGVAPDDGGARATPTLTPAPAVVPASAAAPKAGAKSDRGVTQRVEAHVVAVLGLPAGQHLPRRRGLFDQGLDSLTAVELRDRLAAEFGMELPSTIVFEKPTIEALSAYFAEAGARDQTGVSSVASGEAPEESDDAVAIIGMACRLPGADSPEQFWSLLAEGRNAVRDLPTSRRADPIWAEAGAGVPTRGGYLDEIEGFDADFFRVSPREAKALDPQHRLLLEVAWEALQDGGQSAARLEGQAAGVYFGLNTADYQQLLTRDMAEVNHFFGTGTTFAAAVGHLSYFLGLTGPSIAVDTACSSSLTAVHLACQGLRQGDCGIAIVGGANVIVAPTVSVSMSAAGALAPDGRCKTFDAAADGYGRGEGAAALILKPLSAAKRDGDRVYAVIRGTAVNQDGASGGMTVPNASAQVDVIKQAVATAGWAPRDVDYVEAHGTGTPLGDPIEVRALAEALGPGRAADEAVLIGAAKANIGHLEAAAGVTGLLKVVLALHHGELPPHLMSSPSKEIDWDRLPVSVVTELRPWPRRDHPRRAGVSSFGFSGSNAHVVVEQAPEVEPEHETSGAPRRAPYVLMVTAGSEPALRQAAGRLAARLRATPDELDDIVYTSAYRRTWLGHRLAVTGTDAAGIVATLEAAARGQATPAGWMATVAEGVENTVGFRFGNEPPSAEARARLAELPEYASALNAVVARATELTAEPPTGAVDLLCHQVAATKVWAAVGLVPDTAVGEGSGRIAAAWAAGVLELDEALRLAAEGGAVDSWDSEADVFVDVLPQDADEVAAVAAELFASGAVPAPAPGSRRPVSLPAYPWQRRRFWYREFADTSGLPDVPWVLSAASATGLRARAAALRDHAARETDLNPQKVGSALAVLPGWAEHRAVVLAKESAGFGDGLTALTDGKSTANLIQGTVTDAAEIVLVFPGQGAQWPGMATELMAAEPAFAEQMRACDQALAEFTDWSLADVIAGAPGAASLDRVDVVQPTLFAMMVSLAELWRSRGVVPSAVVGHSQGEIAAAYIAGALSLRDAARVVALRSAELTRLSGQGGMASIALDAEAVTRLLEPFTGRVSVAAINGPSSVVVAGDVAALDELAAICDADGVRFRRVEVDYASHSPHVEQIRERLAHVLAGITPRRSTTPFYSSATGGLLDTAELGPEYWYRSLRERVRFQDAVSALLADGHDLFIEASPHPVLTPAVEETIEQLGSDARALGTLRRNDGGPGRLLTSLAEAYTRGADVDWQPAFAPDTAEATAIPDIAGHELDAWRYRIAWRPADGFTDGFADGHAAAEPAGTWLIVAPDNGPGAEAAQHVCAALAARTATAKLITLDPTREDRDGIAALLRNEAATEAAGVLSLLAMDERPHHEFPDAPAGTSGTLALIQALGYLEADIPLWLATTGAVAVHDGDLASPTQAQVWGLGRVVGLETPQRWGGLIDLPAELGPDALDRLCTVLGGALGDEDQAAIRDGDVHVRRLVRDPVADVPAARTWQPGGSVLITGGTGRLGRRLARWLAASGAEHVILTGRRGADAPGAAELEAEFIESGASVTFVACDVADRAAMADVLWAARAAGRPVRTVVHTAVVSERGPLTTATTAELANALHAKVHGAQVLDDLLGPDAEDTVDAFVLYSSVAGVWGASDHGVFAAADAHLEALALQRRGRGLAATSVAWGVWNPFGEADDDPELLAMLAGQAQRQGLPLLAPEQALRALRQVLDRDETSVVISDVEWDRFASLFTSTRPRPLLDEIPEARGGAGAGDGVDGATALGRLLSGVTESEREWAVLDVVRTEAAAVLGYDRASDVDPDRPFTDMGSDSVTAVEFRTRLNAATGMHLPASIAFDYPTATAVAEHLLELVLGELAGPAADAGDGGVGFVADDGEPIAIVGMACRYPGGVESPDELWRLLVEGRDAIGGLPENRDWDLAELFDADPDRSGTAYVREGGFLGDIADFDAQFFAISPREALAMDPRQRLLLETCWELFEHAGISAPSLKGSRTGVYIGGNPTDYASAAIQVPDWAEGYAATGTTGSVMSGRLSYVFGLEGPALTLDAACSSSLVALHLAAQALRSGECTMAVAGGAAVMASPKELTEFSRLGALAPDGRCKAFADAADGMALAEGVGLFLVERLSDARRNGHQVHAVIRGSAVNQDGASNGLTAPNGPSQRRVIQAALARAGVTASEVDVVEAHGTGTSLGDPIEAQALLETYGQGREANRPVLLGSIKSNIGHTQAAAGAAGVMKLVLSMRHGLVPATLHVDAPSAHVDWSSGAVRLAVEQQQWPETGRPRRAAVSAFGMSGTNTHVILEQAPALEEEPVRAPEAPTAPIPWPISAATSESLRRQAVKLRRLIADETADSAPSPRDIGWSLASSRAALQHRAVVLGADRDDYEGLLTALADGEPDAALVSGTARNKPRIAFVFPGQGSQWSGMAAELLDASPEFAESIRECEQALAPYTDWSLTDVLRRVDGAPGFERVDVVQPALFAVMVSLARLWQHYGVSPAAVVGHSQGEIAAAHVAGALSLEDAARIVALRAQAITRLTGSAGMASLHADEQQTTALLTPWRERVTIATVNSPTQVVVAGDTAALDELTDECERRGVRIRRIEVSYASHSPQVEPMHEDLLKQLAGITPQRSRIPFYSAVTGEPIDTTALDAEYWFRNLREPVLFTHATRKLLDNGFTTFIEASPHSVLTSAVTETAMAVEGLAEPLTVGSLRRDDGGLARFVASLAQAWVNGVDLDWAKLIPNGERVPLPTYAFDRQRFWRGQAPTAADPAALGVQASTHPLLGAAVELADSDSLVLTGRLSAGTRPWLADHGVTGARLLPATGFAELALRAGSQAQHPRVEELTLEAPLFLSDAEAVSIQLIVGPPSDPGRRPLAVYTRPEAGDGELSAPGSWTRHASAVLTADSLPAPARTTEWPPAGAEPVLQDPDAFYTKAETEGGYVYGPSFRGLRQAWQHGDDVYAEVSLPAGVRDEADRYGVHPALLDAAFQAMMLAPAMGQAEGASKMIRLPFSLTGVSLFAPGARDLRARISPVGPDTVTITATDENGDPVLVIERLVSRQVPAEKLAPAAAPADRSLFELDWIAPPARPTGQVATDWALLGAGRYRADLAGADPADPDLLGADLAGAGVHGADLLGADPFGLVAGLAEAGISPQSYPDLSALLAAGRPCPSIVVLPVSSAADAVLPDSAFATTAGVLRDVQAWLADDRTADSRLVVVTGDAVAAAPGDGAPDLTTAPVWGLLRSAQTENPGRIVLADLDGPDAVAPLVQALAGDEPQLAIRRGVALIPRLAPLAASRHALTAPPGGRWRLEPDPSGVLDAMALKPFPADPEPLASGQVRVRMRAVGIGFRDVMVALGMAPGGGDFIGGEGAGVVQAVGPDVVGMKPGDPVLGMIPAAFATEAVTDYRWLAPMPGSWSFEQAAAIPSAFLTAYYALVETAALSAGQRVLIHAGTGGVGMAAVQIARHLGAEVFATAGPAKQYVLRELGLDDDHIASSRDAAFADQMLEATDGAGVDVVLNSLVGELVDASLRLLPKGGRFIELGKTDVRSPEDVAQDYPGVLYEQIDLVRDTTPAVMRSLLDDVVPLLEQGTLSELPVRDWDVREAPEAFRYMAQARHVGKLVLTIPPTPDPEGTVLITGGTGTLGGLVAKHLAGPWGMRNIVLASRRGAAAEGVAELTAELTELGADVHVAECDVADRAAVAGLLADIPAEHPLTAVVHLAGVLDDVVFTALTEDRLARVLRPKVDAAAHLHELTGDLPLGMFVTFSSAAGVIGNPGQANYSAANVFLDSLAAARRDRGQAGTSVAWGLWAPDSGMTGKLDEQDRERLARAGAQAMSVPEALAMLDEAIESGLPMVVGAHIDRGALRAQAEAGTLPAVLSRLVPRGGRQSTETSSDQAAGGLTELLAGLAPAERRQALVNLVRKHAAAVLGHGSVAAVDAERGFLDVGFDSLTAVELRNRLAAATGLRLPATLIFDCPTPTALAQRLGELSGPADEALDAADDAGEDQQSHEDEIDAVDDMDLGELIRAVHSTEE